From one Chloroflexota bacterium genomic stretch:
- a CDS encoding cytochrome C codes for MKAIQIDPDVKVLLPDGSTRPLLTFLIPSAWLMAAAVLLMVSAVVPYWRMTLKAPQYPKGLKVDVYINHIQGDVTEIDGLNHYLGMPPLNDGGQFERSISLLAVVSLGLLLLATMFVHNQWAALLALPAIGFPLGFLADLFLILYNYGHSIDPKSALGGAIKPFTPPLIGEGKIGQFASLAEPQLGLLLAFLASALVLVGLYTHRAAYKPIVEARLRAKAQAVAVATEPGTANG; via the coding sequence ATGAAGGCTATTCAGATCGACCCCGATGTCAAGGTGCTGCTGCCCGACGGCAGCACCCGCCCGCTGTTGACGTTCCTGATTCCCAGCGCGTGGCTGATGGCCGCCGCGGTACTGCTGATGGTCTCGGCCGTCGTGCCCTACTGGCGCATGACCCTCAAAGCGCCGCAGTACCCCAAGGGGCTGAAGGTCGACGTGTATATCAACCATATCCAGGGCGACGTCACCGAGATCGACGGGCTGAACCATTACCTCGGCATGCCCCCGCTGAACGATGGCGGCCAGTTCGAGCGCTCGATTTCGCTGCTGGCCGTGGTCTCGCTCGGCCTGTTGCTGCTGGCCACCATGTTCGTGCACAACCAGTGGGCGGCCTTGCTGGCGCTGCCGGCCATCGGCTTTCCGCTCGGCTTCCTGGCCGATCTCTTCCTGATACTTTACAACTACGGGCACAGCATCGACCCGAAGTCGGCGCTGGGCGGCGCGATCAAGCCGTTCACGCCGCCGCTGATCGGCGAGGGCAAGATCGGGCAATTCGCCTCGCTCGCCGAGCCGCAGCTCGGCCTGCTGCTCGCGTTCCTGGCGTCGGCGCTGGTACTGGTCGGGCTGTACACCCACCGCGCCGCGTACAAACCGATCGTCGAGGCGCGCTTGCGCGCCAAGGCGCAGGCCGTTGCAGTGGCGACTGAGCCGGGGACAGCGAACGGATGA
- the nosZ gene encoding Sec-dependent nitrous-oxide reductase, with product MPSGKTDPYIMIASGGQSGQVLVIAVPSMRILKVIGVFTPEPWQGWGFGGSGNEILKGGNVNGNPVLWADTHHPNISETNGSYDGQYAFINDKANARIAVIDLRDFATKQILKTPNAINDHGGSFVTPNTEYVVEGPQYAAPLNYEYAPLDQYKDKYRGFITYWKFDRQKGRIDINQSFQIELPPYFQDLCDAGKGPSDGWAFCNSFNTEMATGGVEKGLPPFEAGTTKNDTDYLHIMNWKKAEEVFKAGKTKKLNGIAVIDLQTAISENILYFTPEPKSPHGSDVTPGGEFIVVGGKLDPHVTIYSFDKIQAAIKGGGFNKDAYGVPVIPLDKVMEAQVELGLGPLHTVYDDKGYAYTSLFLDSAVARWTLGGPYEKKHPEKGWQLIQKLPVNYNIGHITAVEGDTATPGGNYVVALNKWSIDRFANVGPLLPQNFQLVDIGKPGDTMKVLYDMPIGMAEPHYAQIIKAERLKPFEVYPEVGWNAETMSKDPNGITDQKDAKVTRNGKNVEVWMSVIRSHYSPESIEVNKGDHVVWHLTNLERTRDATHGFALSGYNINLSLEPGKTETIEFDATMAGTYSYYCTEFCSALHLEMLGYFLVKP from the coding sequence ATGCCGTCGGGCAAGACCGACCCGTACATCATGATTGCATCCGGCGGGCAGTCCGGGCAAGTGCTGGTGATTGCCGTGCCGTCAATGCGTATCCTGAAAGTCATCGGCGTGTTCACCCCCGAGCCATGGCAGGGTTGGGGCTTTGGCGGCTCCGGCAACGAGATCCTGAAGGGCGGCAACGTCAACGGCAACCCGGTGCTGTGGGCCGACACGCACCATCCGAACATCTCGGAGACCAACGGCTCGTATGACGGCCAGTACGCGTTCATCAACGACAAGGCCAACGCGCGCATCGCCGTGATCGACCTGCGCGACTTCGCCACCAAGCAGATCCTCAAGACGCCGAACGCGATCAACGACCACGGCGGCTCCTTCGTGACGCCCAACACGGAGTACGTCGTCGAGGGTCCGCAGTATGCCGCGCCGCTCAACTACGAGTACGCGCCGCTCGACCAGTACAAGGACAAGTACCGCGGCTTCATCACCTACTGGAAGTTCGACCGCCAGAAGGGCCGCATCGACATCAACCAGTCGTTCCAGATCGAACTGCCGCCGTATTTCCAGGATCTGTGCGACGCGGGCAAGGGCCCCAGCGACGGCTGGGCGTTCTGCAACTCGTTCAACACCGAAATGGCGACCGGCGGCGTCGAGAAGGGCCTGCCGCCGTTTGAAGCCGGCACGACCAAGAACGACACCGACTACCTGCACATCATGAACTGGAAGAAGGCCGAAGAGGTCTTCAAGGCCGGCAAGACCAAGAAGCTCAACGGCATCGCCGTGATCGACCTGCAGACGGCGATCAGCGAGAACATCCTGTACTTCACGCCCGAGCCGAAGAGCCCGCACGGTTCCGACGTGACGCCGGGCGGCGAGTTCATCGTCGTCGGCGGCAAGCTGGATCCGCATGTGACGATCTATTCGTTCGACAAGATTCAGGCGGCGATCAAGGGCGGCGGGTTTAACAAGGACGCCTACGGCGTGCCGGTGATCCCGCTGGACAAGGTGATGGAGGCGCAGGTCGAGCTTGGCCTGGGCCCGCTGCACACCGTCTATGACGACAAGGGCTATGCCTACACCTCGCTGTTCCTCGACTCGGCCGTGGCGCGCTGGACGCTCGGCGGCCCCTACGAGAAGAAGCACCCGGAGAAGGGCTGGCAACTGATCCAGAAGCTGCCGGTCAACTACAATATCGGCCACATCACGGCGGTTGAGGGCGACACGGCAACCCCGGGCGGCAACTACGTGGTTGCGCTGAACAAGTGGAGTATCGACCGCTTCGCCAACGTCGGGCCGCTGCTTCCGCAGAACTTCCAACTGGTGGATATCGGCAAGCCGGGCGACACGATGAAGGTGCTGTACGACATGCCGATCGGCATGGCCGAGCCGCATTACGCGCAGATCATCAAGGCCGAGCGGCTCAAGCCGTTCGAGGTGTATCCGGAAGTCGGCTGGAACGCGGAAACGATGTCTAAGGACCCGAACGGCATCACCGACCAGAAGGACGCCAAGGTAACACGCAACGGCAAGAACGTCGAAGTCTGGATGTCCGTCATCCGCTCGCACTACTCGCCGGAGTCGATCGAGGTTAACAAGGGCGACCATGTGGTCTGGCACCTGACGAACCTGGAGCGCACGCGCGATGCAACACACGGGTTTGCCCTCTCGGGTTACAATATCAACTTGAGCCTGGAGCCGGGCAAGACCGAGACGATCGAGTTCGACGCGACCATGGCCGGCACGTATTCGTATTACTGCACGGAGTTCTGCTCCGCGCTGCATCTGGAGATGTTGGGCTACTTCCTGGTGAAGCCGTAA